The following are encoded together in the Bacteroidota bacterium genome:
- a CDS encoding 4-hydroxy-3-methylbut-2-enyl diphosphate reductase produces MRQFEVPDFYKSPIISTVKTARREADPRKRDLAPSVLDFGPVRFKIARHFGFCYGVENAIEIAYRALDEHPDKAAAGRIFLLSEMIHNPHVNEDLLGRGIRFLRTTSGEQLIPFDSLGPDDLVIIPAFGTTREIEADLQAQGVSTEAYNTTCPFVKKVWKRSDQIARKEYAIVVHGKRYHEETRATISHAKAEAPVVVVRDLDEAEDLAAVVRGEQDAAFFFERFADRYSEGFDPERDLVRIGVVNQTTMLATETQAIADLLRVAIVDRYGEEAVGDHFADTSDTLCYATKENQDATYTLIESGADLAVVVGGYNSSNTSHLVELCEEHMPAFFVEGPEGVERDRIRHFDLHAHAEVETDGWFPWDLAAERPVDILLTAGASCPDALLDGVIDRVLAWFDRTHAVDDVLAPFLADPVAG; encoded by the coding sequence ATGCGCCAGTTCGAAGTCCCCGACTTTTACAAGAGCCCCATCATCTCGACGGTCAAGACCGCCCGCCGCGAGGCCGACCCCCGCAAGCGCGACCTCGCCCCGAGCGTGCTCGACTTCGGGCCGGTGCGCTTCAAGATCGCCCGCCACTTCGGGTTCTGCTACGGCGTCGAGAACGCCATCGAGATCGCCTACCGCGCCCTCGACGAGCACCCCGACAAGGCCGCCGCCGGGCGCATCTTCCTGCTCTCCGAGATGATCCACAACCCGCACGTCAACGAGGACCTGCTCGGGCGCGGCATCCGCTTCCTCCGCACCACCTCCGGCGAGCAGCTCATCCCGTTCGACTCGCTCGGGCCGGACGACCTCGTCATCATCCCCGCCTTCGGGACGACGCGCGAGATCGAGGCCGACCTCCAGGCACAGGGCGTCTCGACCGAGGCCTACAACACCACCTGCCCGTTCGTCAAGAAGGTCTGGAAGCGGAGCGACCAGATCGCCCGCAAGGAGTACGCGATCGTCGTCCACGGCAAGCGCTACCACGAGGAGACGCGCGCCACGATCTCGCACGCCAAGGCCGAGGCCCCGGTCGTCGTCGTGCGCGACCTGGACGAGGCCGAGGACCTCGCCGCTGTCGTCCGGGGCGAGCAGGACGCGGCGTTCTTCTTCGAGCGCTTCGCCGACCGCTACTCCGAGGGCTTCGACCCCGAGCGCGACCTCGTCCGCATCGGTGTGGTCAACCAGACCACGATGCTCGCCACCGAGACCCAGGCCATCGCCGACCTCCTCCGCGTCGCGATCGTCGACCGCTACGGCGAGGAGGCCGTGGGCGACCACTTCGCCGACACCTCGGACACGCTCTGCTACGCGACGAAGGAGAACCAGGACGCGACCTACACCCTGATCGAGTCCGGGGCCGACCTCGCCGTCGTCGTCGGCGGCTACAACTCGTCCAACACGAGCCACCTCGTCGAGCTGTGCGAGGAGCACATGCCCGCGTTCTTCGTCGAGGGCCCCGAGGGCGTCGAGCGCGACCGCATCCGCCACTTCGACCTCCACGCCCACGCCGAGGTCGAGACCGACGGCTGGTTCCCGTGGGACCTCGCCGCCGAGCGCCCCGTCGACATCCTGCTCACCGCCGGGGCCTCGTGCCCGGACGCGCTCCTCGACGGCGTGATCGACCGCGTGCTCGCCTGGTTCGACCGAACGCATGCCGTGGACGACGTCCTCGCCCCGTTCCTCGCCGACCCGGTGGCAGGCTGA